One Desulfobacteraceae bacterium genomic window carries:
- a CDS encoding 4Fe-4S binding protein, whose amino-acid sequence MKELIIISGKGGTGKTSLVAAFAALAENKVLCDADVDAADLHLIMNPEVRERHDFVSGRTALIDPERCTACGTCREMCRFDAIDEDFRVKPIDCEGCGVCVHFCPEKAIDFPLNTCGEWYLSETRFGPMVHAQLHIAEENSGKLVSLVRREARQLAEKRGLTLLLTDGPPGVGCPVIAAIGGASAVLIVTEPTVSGRHDMQRVVQLADHFKVRPMLCINKADLNPAASDEIAAYAHDRGMAFLGTVPFDPVFTHAMVNGQTVVEYAPEAAATRAVAAIWEALKAMM is encoded by the coding sequence ATGAAAGAACTGATTATCATCAGCGGCAAGGGCGGCACCGGAAAGACCAGCCTGGTGGCGGCCTTCGCCGCCCTGGCCGAGAACAAGGTCCTGTGCGACGCCGATGTGGATGCAGCCGACCTGCACCTGATCATGAACCCCGAGGTGCGCGAGCGCCACGACTTCGTCTCCGGCCGCACGGCGCTGATCGACCCGGAGCGCTGCACGGCCTGCGGCACCTGCCGTGAGATGTGCCGCTTTGACGCCATCGATGAGGATTTCAGGGTCAAGCCCATCGACTGCGAGGGATGCGGGGTGTGCGTCCATTTCTGCCCGGAGAAGGCGATCGATTTCCCGCTCAACACCTGCGGCGAATGGTACCTCTCCGAAACCCGCTTCGGCCCGATGGTGCACGCCCAGCTGCATATCGCCGAGGAAAACTCGGGCAAGCTGGTCTCCCTGGTGCGCCGGGAGGCCCGCCAGCTGGCCGAAAAGAGAGGGCTCACGCTGCTTTTGACCGACGGCCCGCCGGGGGTCGGCTGCCCGGTGATCGCCGCCATCGGCGGCGCCAGCGCCGTCCTGATCGTCACCGAACCGACGGTTTCGGGGCGGCATGACATGCAGCGGGTCGTGCAACTGGCCGATCATTTCAAGGTGCGCCCGATGCTCTGCATCAACAAGGCCGACCTCAACCCGGCGGCCAGCGACGAGATCGCGGCCTATGCCCACGACAGGGGCATGGCCTTCCTGGGAACGGTCCCCTTCGACCCGGTTTTCACCCACGCCATGGTAAACGGCCAGACGGTGGTCGAATACGCCCCCGAGGCCGCGGCCACCCGGGCGGTGGCCGCCATCTGGGAAGCGCTCAAGGCCATGATGTGA
- a CDS encoding threonyl-tRNA synthetase editing domain-containing protein, which translates to MRVMFWYCGRFGWRPALKTLEDAPAAEAAEERDVVVAFVHVEPQDTDPGSPAETKLVKNAKWVARKWEIQRVVLHSFTHLGEAKAPPEAARQLLTRAAERLNGAGYTTLQTPYGYFLDLEIAAKGHPLARIYKAF; encoded by the coding sequence ATGCGGGTCATGTTCTGGTACTGCGGGCGCTTCGGCTGGCGGCCGGCCCTCAAAACTCTGGAGGATGCGCCGGCGGCCGAGGCGGCCGAAGAGCGGGATGTGGTGGTGGCCTTCGTTCATGTGGAGCCCCAGGACACGGACCCCGGCAGCCCGGCTGAAACCAAGCTGGTCAAAAACGCCAAGTGGGTGGCGCGCAAGTGGGAGATACAGCGGGTCGTGCTGCACTCCTTCACCCACCTGGGGGAGGCCAAGGCCCCGCCGGAAGCCGCGCGGCAGCTCTTGACGCGCGCCGCAGAACGTCTGAACGGCGCCGGCTACACCACCCTCCAGACCCCCTACGGGTATTTTCTGGACCTGGAAATTGCGGCCAAAGGACATCCCCTGGCCCGGATCTACAAGGCCTTCTGA